Proteins co-encoded in one Tistrella mobilis genomic window:
- the recJ gene encoding single-stranded-DNA-specific exonuclease RecJ, translating into MDVLLRDAAVLGVERSLGGRRWETRLADQRLGLALAQRLGLPEIVGRVLAGRGVGLDDADDFLNPSLRVALPDPSHLRDMDRAVDRLAAAIAAREPIAVFGDYDVDGATSTALVTRFLRGIGVPVVVYIPDRMTEGYGPNAAAMTALAARGVRVVVTVDCGTTAFAALEAARAAHLDVVVVDHHIGEPELPAALAVVNPNRFDETSPHGQMAAVGVAFLLLVGLNRALRDGGVYDRLGVKPPDLMGLLDLVALGTVCDVVPLTGVNRAFVAQGIKVLARRRNTGLARLADIARLDEAPEAYHLGYVLGPRINAGGRVGQADLGARLLGTDDPDEATGIAMELDRLNTERREIEAAVEAEALEAAERQADAPFILVAGDGWHPGVIGIVAGRIKERFHRPVFVVAVDGTTGIGKGSGRSVPGVDLGSAVTAARQAGLLVNGGGHAMAAGLTVEVGQLVDLHGFLAERIVAQTGGEPPAPRLGLDGVLAVGGATTDLVSVLERIGPFGTGNAQPRFALSGVRILKADVVGQGHIRVIMGAEDGSRLKGMAFRAADNAIGSALLQARGMPLHVAGGLRRDRWQGRDDVQMFIDDVAVAR; encoded by the coding sequence ATGGACGTTCTGCTCCGTGATGCCGCGGTTCTCGGCGTCGAACGCTCGCTTGGCGGACGACGTTGGGAAACGCGGCTCGCCGATCAGCGCCTGGGATTGGCCCTTGCCCAGCGCCTGGGCCTGCCCGAGATCGTCGGGCGGGTCCTGGCCGGGCGCGGGGTCGGCCTGGACGACGCCGACGATTTCCTGAACCCCAGCCTGCGTGTCGCACTGCCCGATCCGTCGCATCTGCGCGATATGGACCGGGCCGTCGACCGTCTGGCTGCGGCGATCGCCGCCCGTGAGCCGATCGCGGTCTTCGGCGATTACGATGTCGACGGCGCCACCTCCACCGCACTCGTCACCCGGTTTCTGCGCGGGATCGGCGTGCCGGTGGTGGTCTATATTCCCGACCGGATGACCGAGGGCTATGGTCCCAACGCCGCGGCCATGACCGCGCTCGCCGCCCGTGGCGTGCGGGTGGTGGTGACGGTCGATTGCGGCACCACGGCATTCGCCGCCCTCGAGGCCGCGCGGGCCGCCCATCTCGACGTGGTGGTCGTCGATCATCATATCGGTGAGCCGGAACTGCCGGCGGCCCTTGCCGTGGTCAACCCCAACCGTTTCGACGAAACCAGCCCCCATGGCCAGATGGCCGCGGTGGGCGTGGCGTTTCTGCTGCTGGTGGGGCTGAACCGCGCCCTGCGTGACGGCGGCGTGTATGACAGGTTGGGCGTCAAGCCGCCCGATCTGATGGGACTGCTGGATCTCGTGGCGCTCGGCACCGTGTGTGACGTGGTGCCGCTGACGGGCGTCAACCGGGCCTTCGTCGCCCAGGGCATCAAGGTATTGGCCCGGCGCCGCAACACCGGGCTGGCGCGGCTGGCCGATATTGCCCGCCTGGACGAGGCACCCGAAGCCTATCATCTCGGCTATGTGCTGGGGCCGCGGATCAATGCCGGCGGCCGGGTCGGTCAGGCCGATCTGGGCGCGCGCCTTCTTGGCACCGACGATCCCGACGAGGCCACCGGCATCGCCATGGAACTCGACCGGCTGAACACCGAACGCCGCGAGATCGAGGCGGCGGTCGAGGCCGAGGCGCTCGAGGCCGCCGAACGCCAGGCCGATGCGCCCTTCATCCTGGTCGCGGGCGACGGCTGGCATCCGGGCGTGATCGGCATCGTGGCCGGGCGGATCAAGGAACGCTTCCATCGGCCGGTCTTCGTGGTCGCGGTCGACGGCACCACCGGCATCGGCAAGGGCTCCGGCCGCTCGGTGCCGGGCGTCGATCTGGGGTCCGCCGTGACGGCCGCGCGCCAGGCCGGGCTGCTGGTCAATGGCGGCGGCCATGCCATGGCGGCCGGGCTGACGGTCGAGGTGGGGCAGCTGGTCGATCTGCATGGCTTCCTGGCCGAGCGCATCGTCGCCCAGACCGGTGGCGAGCCGCCGGCCCCGCGGCTGGGCCTGGATGGTGTGCTGGCGGTCGGTGGGGCCACCACCGATCTGGTCTCGGTGCTGGAGCGTATCGGCCCCTTCGGGACCGGCAATGCCCAGCCGCGCTTCGCGCTGTCGGGCGTGCGGATCCTGAAGGCGGATGTCGTCGGCCAGGGGCATATCCGGGTGATCATGGGCGCCGAGGATGGCTCGCGGCTGAAGGGCATGGCCTTCCGTGCGGCCGACAATGCCATCGGCAGCGCGCTGCTTCAGGCGCGCGGCATGCCTTTGCATGTGGCGGGCGGTCTCAGGCGTGATCGCTGGCAGGGCCGCGACGACGTTCAGATGTTCATCGACGACGTGGCGGTCGCCCGCTGA
- a CDS encoding ABC transporter ATP-binding protein, giving the protein MVSAMPTLDLADVRAVLGDRTILDRVTLTLPAGGLIALVGPNGAGKSTLLAILAGLLAPATGEVRLDGEPLARLGDRARARVMGYLEQQPECHWPLSVAALARLGRLPHRGAFGSLDPRADAAAVEAALARTGMTGFRDRRIDHLSGGERMRAHLARVLAGEPRVILADEPLAGLDPAHQLEVMALLRDLAAQGRVVVVVLHDLALAARFADRAILLGEGRVLADGPPETALDDAALARAYGVSVTRVEIDGRRVPLPTTRL; this is encoded by the coding sequence ATGGTGAGCGCCATGCCGACCCTCGACCTTGCGGATGTCCGCGCCGTGCTGGGCGATCGGACCATTCTGGACCGGGTTACCCTCACTTTGCCGGCCGGCGGTCTCATCGCCCTGGTCGGGCCGAACGGGGCCGGCAAATCGACCCTGCTCGCGATCCTGGCCGGGCTGCTTGCGCCGGCCACGGGCGAGGTCCGGCTGGACGGCGAGCCGCTCGCCCGCCTGGGCGACCGTGCCCGGGCGCGGGTGATGGGCTATCTGGAACAGCAGCCGGAATGCCATTGGCCGCTGAGTGTCGCGGCCCTCGCCCGCCTCGGCCGCCTGCCCCATCGCGGCGCCTTCGGCAGTCTGGATCCGCGCGCCGACGCAGCGGCGGTCGAAGCCGCCCTCGCCCGCACCGGCATGACCGGTTTCCGCGACCGGCGGATCGATCACCTGTCGGGCGGGGAGCGGATGCGCGCCCATCTCGCCCGCGTGCTCGCCGGCGAGCCGCGGGTCATCCTCGCCGACGAGCCGCTGGCCGGGCTCGACCCGGCCCATCAGCTGGAGGTCATGGCGCTGCTGCGCGACCTCGCGGCCCAGGGACGGGTCGTGGTGGTGGTTCTGCACGATCTGGCGCTTGCCGCCCGCTTCGCCGACCGCGCGATCCTGCTGGGCGAGGGCCGGGTCCTGGCCGATGGCCCGCCCGAAACAGCGCTCGACGATGCCGCCCTCGCCCGCGCCTATGGCGTTTCGGTCACGCGGGTGGAGATCGACGGCCGGCGGGTGCCATTGCCGACCACGCGCCTTTGA
- the glpX gene encoding class II fructose-bisphosphatase, producing the protein MITYSMDRNLALEAVRVTEFAALACAKMIGKGDEKAADQAAVDAMRRALNSLEIDGTVVIGEGERDEAPMLYIGEKVGTGKGPKVDIALDPLEGTTICATGGPNALAVLAMAEEGKFLNAPDVYMDKIAVGGGLPEGVVSLENTVEENLKSLARAKGVEISDLTACILNRPRHAELIARVREAGVRIQLIGDGDVAGVIATARPDTGIDIYMGSGGAPEGVLAAAALRAIGGQMQGKLLFRNDDERGRAHRLGITDLNRIYNLLDLASGDVIFSATGVTDGSMLRGVHRVGVNHWSTQSLIMRSKTGTVRVISAEHNFGRKTAFD; encoded by the coding sequence ATGATCACTTACAGCATGGATCGCAACCTGGCCCTTGAGGCCGTGCGTGTCACCGAATTCGCCGCGCTGGCCTGCGCCAAGATGATCGGCAAGGGTGACGAGAAGGCCGCCGACCAGGCCGCCGTGGACGCGATGCGCCGCGCGCTGAACAGCCTCGAGATCGATGGCACGGTTGTGATCGGTGAGGGCGAGCGCGACGAAGCCCCGATGCTGTACATCGGCGAGAAGGTCGGCACCGGCAAGGGTCCGAAGGTCGATATCGCCCTCGACCCGCTGGAAGGCACCACCATCTGCGCCACCGGCGGCCCCAACGCGCTCGCGGTTCTGGCCATGGCCGAAGAGGGCAAGTTCCTGAACGCGCCCGACGTCTATATGGACAAGATCGCCGTCGGCGGCGGCCTGCCCGAGGGTGTGGTGAGCCTCGAGAACACGGTCGAAGAGAACCTGAAGAGCCTGGCCCGGGCCAAGGGCGTCGAGATTTCCGACCTGACCGCCTGCATCCTGAACCGCCCGCGCCATGCCGAGCTGATCGCCAGGGTTCGCGAAGCGGGTGTGCGCATCCAGCTGATCGGCGATGGTGACGTGGCCGGCGTGATCGCGACCGCGCGTCCCGATACCGGCATCGACATCTATATGGGCTCGGGCGGTGCGCCGGAAGGCGTGCTGGCGGCGGCGGCGCTGCGCGCCATCGGCGGCCAGATGCAGGGCAAGCTGCTGTTCCGCAATGACGACGAGCGCGGCCGTGCCCATCGCCTGGGCATCACCGACCTCAACCGGATCTACAACCTGCTGGATCTGGCCTCGGGCGACGTGATCTTCTCGGCCACCGGCGTGACCGACGGCTCGATGCTGCGCGGCGTGCATCGCGTGGGCGTGAACCACTGGTCGACCCAGAGCCTGATCATGCGGTCCAAGACCGGCACCGTCCGGGTGATCTCGGCCGAGCATAATTTCGGCCGCAAGACCGCCTTCGACTGA
- a CDS encoding FecCD family ABC transporter permease, with translation MSGTATRRVTWILLAILPLIVGWASLGYGPSGWIAPDPRVLLGIDAPSTASEIVMLELRLPRTLIAMMIGAVLGACGAALQGLTRNPLAEPSTLGASSTAALGAVTAIYFGHAGVLDGPAPAAAGLAGAAIGLALVLALGRGGGLSLILAGVGVGALATAFVSLALTFAPSPYATLEMVDWLIGSVADRTLADAGLLAPFAAVSLLLLTGCGAGLDALGLGERTARSMGVRLGRLRLQVVAATAIGVGSATAVAGGIGFVGLIVPHALRPFVGHRPGRLVPASMAGGAVLLPLADLAGRLIGDGTEIRVGVATALIGAPVFLHILLTRARAERGSW, from the coding sequence ATGAGCGGCACGGCGACCCGCCGGGTGACCTGGATCCTGCTGGCGATCCTGCCTCTGATCGTGGGCTGGGCCTCGCTCGGCTATGGGCCGTCGGGCTGGATCGCGCCCGACCCCCGGGTTCTGCTCGGCATCGATGCGCCGTCCACTGCGTCGGAAATCGTGATGCTGGAGCTGCGCCTGCCCCGCACGCTGATCGCCATGATGATCGGTGCGGTGCTGGGGGCCTGCGGGGCAGCGCTTCAGGGGCTGACCCGCAACCCGCTGGCGGAGCCATCCACCCTCGGCGCCTCGTCTACAGCGGCTCTGGGCGCCGTGACCGCGATCTATTTCGGCCATGCCGGCGTGCTCGACGGTCCCGCACCGGCCGCGGCGGGGCTTGCCGGCGCGGCGATCGGCCTGGCGCTGGTCCTGGCGCTGGGGCGCGGTGGCGGGCTGTCGCTGATTCTGGCAGGCGTGGGCGTCGGCGCCCTCGCCACCGCCTTCGTCTCGCTTGCCCTCACTTTCGCCCCCAGCCCCTATGCGACGCTGGAAATGGTCGACTGGCTGATCGGATCGGTTGCCGATCGCACGCTTGCCGATGCCGGACTGCTCGCCCCCTTTGCGGCCGTCTCTCTGCTGCTGCTCACCGGCTGCGGCGCCGGGCTCGATGCCCTGGGGCTGGGAGAGCGCACCGCCCGTTCGATGGGCGTGCGCCTTGGCCGGCTGCGCCTGCAGGTGGTGGCGGCGACCGCGATCGGGGTCGGATCGGCCACCGCCGTTGCCGGCGGCATCGGCTTCGTCGGGCTGATCGTGCCCCATGCCCTCAGACCCTTCGTCGGCCATCGCCCCGGCCGGCTGGTGCCGGCAAGCATGGCGGGCGGCGCGGTCCTGCTGCCGCTGGCCGATCTTGCCGGCCGGCTGATCGGCGACGGTACCGAAATCCGCGTCGGCGTCGCCACCGCGCTGATCGGCGCACCGGTCTTCCTGCACATCCTGCTGACCCGGGCCCGGGCGGAGCGTGGCTCATGGTGA
- a CDS encoding ABC transporter substrate-binding protein, with product MSLRRAMTGAVLALLVLAASADAAEGPMRVVSINLCTDQLLLRLGDPGQIVGVGPLSRDPKLSVEAARAATVPQVAASAETVHALEPDLVLAGRFGATAAAAALERLGTRVERFRPAASVDMIRDGLLRAGRLLGPAASARAAAEVARLEAHAADLAARAATLPRRPRALMLRADGSMVGPGGLAHAMLVMGGFDNILEHRFDPAGRARRGGDWRVELEAAIRARPEAILIESMPGAAPALVHRLPRHPALARLAALGDMAPEMIRVPGNLLVCGLPDALDIAEALLPVARRLSARPAIAAEGDAS from the coding sequence TTGTCCCTTCGTCGTGCCATGACCGGCGCCGTACTGGCGCTCCTGGTGCTCGCCGCATCCGCCGATGCGGCGGAGGGGCCGATGCGGGTGGTGTCGATCAATCTCTGCACCGATCAGCTGCTGCTGCGTTTGGGTGACCCCGGCCAGATCGTCGGGGTCGGCCCGTTGTCGCGCGACCCGAAGCTGTCGGTCGAGGCCGCACGTGCGGCGACCGTTCCCCAGGTGGCCGCCTCGGCCGAGACGGTGCATGCTCTGGAACCCGATCTCGTGCTGGCCGGCCGGTTCGGCGCCACCGCCGCCGCGGCCGCCCTGGAACGGCTGGGCACACGGGTCGAACGCTTCCGTCCTGCCGCCAGTGTCGACATGATCCGCGACGGCCTGCTGCGCGCAGGTCGCCTGCTGGGCCCTGCGGCGAGCGCCCGGGCCGCGGCGGAGGTCGCCCGGCTGGAGGCCCATGCCGCCGACCTTGCCGCCCGCGCCGCCACCCTGCCCCGCCGCCCGCGCGCATTGATGCTGCGCGCCGATGGCAGCATGGTCGGGCCGGGCGGTCTTGCCCATGCCATGCTGGTGATGGGCGGTTTCGACAACATCCTCGAGCATCGGTTCGACCCGGCCGGCCGCGCCCGCCGTGGCGGTGACTGGCGGGTGGAGCTGGAAGCCGCAATCCGCGCCCGGCCCGAGGCGATCCTGATCGAGAGCATGCCCGGCGCCGCGCCGGCCCTGGTCCATCGCCTGCCGCGCCATCCCGCCCTCGCCCGCCTCGCGGCGCTGGGCGACATGGCGCCCGAGATGATCCGCGTGCCGGGCAATCTTCTGGTCTGCGGGCTGCCCGACGCACTCGACATCGCCGAAGCCCTGCTGCCGGTCGCCCGGCGGCTGTCCGCCAGACCCGCGATTGCCGCCGAAGGAGACGCCTCATGA
- a CDS encoding homoserine dehydrogenase, which produces MNASPLSAASGHAVPLRVGVAGLGTVGVGVVEILRNQAALIAARAGRPIEVTAVSARDRSRDRGVDLGGLGWEDDAVALARRDDVDVVVELIGGAEGTALDLARAAFSGGKSFVTANKAMIAAHGPELAAAAEESGLALAFEAAVAGGIPILKALREGLAGNAVGRVYGILNGTCNYILTEMRTTGRDFSDVLAQAQALGYAEADPTFDVDGIDTAHKLAILAALAFGGRPDIDAIHVEGIRHVTIDDIRFAEELGFRIKLLGVARMTGQGLEQRVHPCMVPLSAPIAHVEGVFNAVVAEGDAVGGTMFQGRGAGRGPTASAVVADLIDIARGHGGPAFAVPAFSVPALALGAPAAAPIDAHVGAFYIRLMVLDQPGVLADVARAFATEQVSLESLIQRGRSEVEAVPVVLTTHATSEAALRRALDTIAALPAVIEPPRMIRIENSL; this is translated from the coding sequence ATGAACGCCAGTCCCCTCTCCGCCGCCTCCGGGCATGCCGTGCCGCTCCGTGTGGGTGTGGCCGGCCTCGGTACCGTGGGTGTCGGGGTCGTCGAGATCCTGCGCAACCAGGCGGCGCTGATCGCCGCCCGTGCCGGACGGCCGATCGAGGTGACCGCGGTCTCGGCGCGTGATCGCAGCCGGGATCGCGGCGTCGATCTGGGCGGCCTGGGCTGGGAGGATGACGCCGTGGCACTGGCCCGGCGCGACGACGTCGACGTGGTCGTCGAACTGATCGGCGGCGCAGAGGGGACGGCGCTGGATCTTGCCCGTGCCGCCTTCTCAGGCGGCAAGTCCTTCGTGACGGCCAACAAGGCCATGATCGCAGCCCACGGCCCCGAGCTTGCGGCAGCCGCCGAGGAAAGCGGTCTGGCGCTGGCCTTCGAGGCGGCGGTTGCCGGCGGTATTCCGATCCTGAAGGCGCTGCGCGAAGGTCTGGCCGGCAATGCGGTCGGCCGGGTTTACGGCATCCTGAACGGCACCTGCAACTACATCCTGACCGAGATGCGGACCACCGGTCGCGACTTCTCGGACGTGCTGGCCCAGGCCCAGGCGCTGGGCTATGCCGAGGCCGATCCGACCTTCGACGTCGACGGCATCGACACCGCACACAAGCTGGCGATCCTGGCGGCGCTGGCCTTCGGTGGCCGGCCCGATATCGATGCGATCCATGTCGAGGGCATCCGCCACGTCACCATCGACGACATCCGCTTTGCCGAGGAGCTGGGCTTCCGGATCAAGCTGCTGGGGGTGGCGCGGATGACCGGGCAGGGGCTTGAACAGCGGGTGCATCCCTGCATGGTGCCGCTGTCGGCGCCGATCGCCCATGTCGAAGGCGTGTTCAACGCCGTGGTCGCCGAAGGCGATGCCGTGGGCGGCACGATGTTCCAGGGTCGCGGCGCCGGCCGCGGCCCCACGGCTTCGGCGGTGGTGGCCGATCTGATCGACATTGCCCGCGGCCATGGCGGCCCGGCCTTCGCTGTGCCGGCCTTCTCGGTACCGGCTCTGGCGCTGGGTGCGCCGGCCGCGGCGCCGATCGATGCCCATGTCGGTGCCTTCTATATCCGCCTGATGGTGCTGGATCAGCCGGGCGTTCTGGCCGATGTGGCACGCGCCTTCGCCACCGAGCAGGTCTCGCTTGAAAGCCTGATCCAGCGCGGGCGCAGCGAGGTGGAGGCGGTGCCGGTGGTGCTGACCACCCATGCCACCTCCGAGGCGGCGCTGCGCCGGGCGCTCGACACCATCGCCGCCCTGCCGGCGGTGATCGAGCCGCCGCGGATGATCCGGATCGAAAACAGCCTCTGA